The genomic window GGGGCTTCAGTTCCCCAGCCAGGCACATTTGTTCGTGATGCTGAGGGAGCCAAAGGGCTGCCCTGTTTCCCAGGTGTGGAAATTTCTGAGGGTTTTCTGTGGGTTTTCGTTCGCCAGACCCTACAGCGCTGCTCTGGAACAAGTGCTGAGAAGACTCCTGGACGAGAGGTGGCAGCGGGTGCTCTGGAATTATCGAGTGTGGCCGTCCCTGGACGTGCCTCAGTGGCACTGCAACGCCGTGCAGCTCCTGACCAGGTGAGAGCCCAGGGCTGCATCTCACCTCCCCCCGGGAAGCAGCCGCAGGACCCTTCCCATGTGCCTGGGGAGCTCTCCTGGGAGGCAGGGCAGCGCCTGCACCGCAGCAGGGGACGTTTCGGGCCGCGGCCCAGGGCCTTCCCACCTGACCACGTCACCTGCTTGTGCTCTCTATGCAGAGTGCTGCTCCGTGCCCAGCTCGTCTCACGTTTGCTGATAAACAGCTTCATGCTGTGGCTGCACTCCCCCTCACAAAACCTGCAACTCACGGCGCTGGCTTTCTTCGCAGAGGTGAGGCGGCGCGTGGGGAAGGGCGGGCTCAGAGGGCTTTCCGAAAGAAACTGCTGCTTGGGGTGTCTCTTCATGGAAGAGACCGGCCCAGGTTCCTTCCTGGCATTGACAGAGCTTTGGCTGTCTTGTAGGTGGTGAATGACCCGCCAGCTGAGGGGAAGCATCTCCTGAAGCCCCTGGTGTGGGTCTtcctggagaagctgaagaGTCCGAGCCATGCTGTGAAGCAGATGGCAGTGAGAGGCCTGGGCAGTGCTGTCAGTGGCTTGCCCAAGAAGGTGAGGTGCACTTCCctctgctctggctgcagccccccagcagagagccgggcagggctgcagggcagttGGGGagcctggggcagagcagcacaggcagatgGGGGCTTCCCAACAGCCAggctgctctcccagctcaGCACGGAGCCTGCGGGGAAACCTCCTGCCAAACGTGCCAATGCTGTTCGTCACGGGGTTGTGCCGCAGCTGCACCCCCTTGCGAAACAGCAGTGGGGAGAAAGGGTGGGCATTGAGGGCAGCAGCCACGAGCAGCTTGTGCACATCTTTGGCTTTGCAGTTTCGAAGGCACAAGAGGAAGATCGTGGAAGCACTGGGGCGTGAAATGGAGAAGGTGGACGGTCCTGGGGTGGCTGCGGAGAGCATGTTGGCCCTggcagaaatatttgcaaagcagaCGGCGAAGGGCTCGGGCAAGGCCTTCAAAAGCATCGCCCGCTCCACCAGGAAGTTCTTCGATGCCGTGAGTGAACCTACTTTTCTGCCACTTGTCCGAGGGGCGTGGGGTGGGCGGGGGCCTGCCTGTGCTGCGTGGAGGTGCTCCTGCAGGCAACCAGCTGCTGGGGCCCCTCTCTCTCTGCTGCGGGTGGGACGCAGCGAGGGCCCCGGCGCTCAGGTGCCATTTCTTAGGGATGGGACGAGGAAGGGACCTTCCACATGGAGGGAAGGGGCCAGAATGAGGTGACCTCGTTCCCAGAGCACCGCTGCCAACAGCACTGCTCACACGCCCTCCGttgtcagtccctgatgcttcgtTGTTGgagagaggctgggaggaggtgCCTTCATGACCCAGCTCACAGATGGCTTTCTGGGTTGCAGGAGCAAAAGGAGCTTCGTTTTGCGGCCTTCAATCTCTACACggccctggctgctggcaccaagggcaATCTCACCACGTTCTTCAGAGCAGAAGTGGAGCAGACGTTGGGCAGACTCTTCCTGCACCTCCAGGACCCCAGCTGTGCAGTATCAGGCGTAAGTACCCCCTGAGCTTCTTTGCAGTCCCACAGAAAGGCTCCCTGAGGAGCTGCCTCCCGGGCACAGGAGAAGGAACGACCAAGCACAATGCTCTTTTCCAGGCTTGCAGGGCAGCCCTCTACAGCTGCGCTCCTTTCGTCGAGCCaaaggggctgcaggtggtCGTCAGGAATTTCATCGGGTGCagtggggcagagctgcagcgcAATGTGTACTCTTACCTGGTGAGTGAGCCCTGTCCtggggggatgctggggccaTGGGAGTCGGAGGGCTCAGCAACGAGGCCTCTCTGGCCCAAGCAGAATTCAcacctccctgctctcccccagGAGACAGCTGCTCCGGAGCTGCTGAAGAAACTGGAGCACCAGCAGGAGTCACCACAGGAGACGCGCTTCACAGATGCCACTCTCCACGTCCTTGGTGAGAGCCGGGACCGAGCTCTCTGCTCCGCTCCCACCGGGGCGGCCCAAGGGCTGCCAAGCGCTGCCCCAGCCGCCTTCCCTACGGTGCCCAGGAGGGCACGGCCAGGGGCCATATCTTGACACTGCCTCTTCTTCCCCACACTACAGAAGCCAGCCTGGAGCACCAAGAGAGCACAACGCATGCTGAAGACATCCCAGAGCATGCAGAAGATCTCTTCGGGGACACAGAAGACATCCCCGAGCTTGTAGAGGCCTGAATAAAAGTCCAGAGAGCACAGTGGGTGCAGACCGGGTCCTTCCCAGGGTGGTGTTGGTGGgagctggggccgggcagcgctgCCTGTGCAAGCCTCTCAGCActggtgggatggggagggtCATGGCCAAAGCACCAGTACTCTGATCCCCCCCATCCATGTCCAAATGTAGTCACAAGGCTGGGAGAAACAATAAAACCTTGAAGAAAATTGGGAGGCCTGTAGCTTGTGTAGTCTTTCAGCCGAAAGAAAGAGACAGGTAGCCTTGAGCTAGCAGAAGCAAGGAAGGTAAGGGATAAAAGGgtaaaaagaaggagaaagccAGCTCCAGACTGGTTTTCTGACTGGAGTTACCTTTTGCTCGTAAAGGGGCATTAACATATGTTAATGTGGGATTTGGTGTCCCTCCCTCCACCGCTGCTCCTTTGTCATGAGCAAACTCAGTGGAGATAGCTTAGGTGAGCTAAGATAGCCAATCAAAAGTAACCAAAGAGAGGGTTTTCACAAGTTTGCTGCGTATAAATTATGGTGATTGGAGTCAGAGGCGTGCTTGCTTTGAGAAAGATCGCCAAGCACCTGACTCTGCAGAGTTATAGGATTCCTTATTGAATTAAAGGGCCTTCGTGTGGATTCTGACTCGGTGTGCCTATTGGCGCGGGCACGAACCTACGGACTACACAAACACGGCCTggggcagaaagaaaatcaaaacgGGGGCAGCTGAAGGCGGCTGGGAAAGCAGCTGGGGAAactgggctggggcaggaaaACAGAGGTGAAATGTTGCACGCTGTAGCTCAACACCAGTCTGTGTGCACTGGTTTGGGGGCCCAATGTGGAGATGAAGTCATCAGCTGTCTCTGGGGGGCTCAAAATGAGCCTTGTTTGGCTGGTTTTCAGGCTCAGCAATGCAGGCAGAGTCCTGTGGGTTTCGGCCTTTAGAGGAGGCTCGTTGGGCAGCTGTGGGCGGCTTGAAAAGGGAGaccagctgctgtgttttgtgggCTCAGCCAGGCTCATTTGTCCACTTTGGGCGCTCGCACACGGAGAGTAAGCAGCGCGTTTTGGGGGCTGGGAATCGAGCCCAGTGCCAGTGTACTCCGGCTCAGAAACCCAACCCAGCGGCTGCTTTGGGGCCAAGCCCTCGGCCAGGCCAGACGGCCTGTGTTAGTACGTATACAGTGCACAGCTGGGGCATTCACATTTCAGCTCTGACAGCCATCGAGTTGCCCAGGCTGTTTGGACAAGCCCCAGCTGTAATTCCCTGCAGGCAGCTAATGACACGCACAACGCAGCCGGTCAGCGTTCACACCACGTGCGAGCACAGCACCAAGATGAAGACCGACCGTCGTGACACAGGGGGCCGGGATCAGGAACAGGGGCCGGGCCTCGCCGCGCAGCTGCCACCTGCACGGCTCCGCCTGGCGGGTGTGAGGCAGCCCCTCAGCGCCCTTCCCGAGGAGACCGTTACATGGCCGTTAGGTGGCGGTGACAGTCGTTACGTGGGCGTTACGGCTGTGAGATGGCCGCTTCTGCCTCAGCTTTTCCCTTCGTCACCAGAAGAAAGGAGTCTGACACCCAAGGCTGCGGTTCCCCGTGGTCTGAGGGCTGCCAGCCCCGTGACACTTAGCACAGGTGGCTCAGCAGTTCGTTCCGTTGGCTTGTCAAGGCAAGCAAAGTTTAATCACACGCTCAGAGAAtcatctgggttggaagagagcTCCAAGAGCgcctagtccaacctctgacctaacactgaccagtcctccactaaaccatatcacatagctctacatctaaacatcttttaaagacctccagggatggtgactcagccaccgagccctggggtcaccactagtgaccggcctccaactggattcactccattcaccacgactctttgggctgGGCTATTCAGCTAGATTTTAGCCCAGCGAAGcatacaccagtccaagccaagagcagccagtttcttgaggagaatactgtgggaaatggcatcaaaagccttactgaagtcaaggtagaccacagccacagcctttccctcgtccactaagcgcgtcactttgtcatagcCGGAGATCAGGTTCaccaagcaggacctgcctttcataaacccatgctgactgggcctgatctgggcctgcttgccctgcaagtgccgtgtgaagacactcaagataatctgctccatgagcttccccagcactgaggtcacactgacaggcctatagttccgcgggtctgccctccggcccttcttgtagatgggcgtcacatttgctagccgccagtcagctgggacctcccctgatagccaggactgctgctAAGTGATGGGAAGCGACTtggccagctcttctgccagttctctcagtaccctcaggtggatcctATCTGGCCCCTTTGACTTCCATACATCtaagtgccgtagcaggtcgccaaccatttccttgtggattatgagggccacattctgctccccatcccctgccaccAAGTCAGAGGGCTGGGTACCCaagagaacaactggtcttgtcgctgaagactgaggcaaagaaggcattaagcacctcagccttttcctcagtGGGGGCTTCCCTATGGCCAGCCTGCTCTCCAAGCTCAGCACGGAGCCTGCGGGGAAACCTCCTGCCAAACGTGCCAGTGCCGTTCGTCACGGGGTTGTGCCGCAGCTGCACCCCCTTACGAAACAGAAGTGGAGAGAAAGAGTGGGCATTGCGGGCAGCAGCCGCGAGCAGCTTGTGCGCATCTTTGGCTTTGCAGTTTTGAAGGCACAAGACGAACACCGTGGAAGCACTGGGGCGTGAAATGGAGAAGGTGAACTATCCAGAGGTGGCTGCGGAGAGCATGTTGGCGCTGGCAGAAATACTTGGAAAGCTGATGGCGAATGGCTTGGGTGAGGCCTTCAGAAGAATAGCCTGCTTCTCCAGCTGAAATCAGCTGGAAGTGAGCTCCTGCCCCCTCCTCAGTGAGCAGCATCTGTGCTGTCTGCGCTGAGGAATTTGTGGGGAGGACCTGGGGACGCAGCAGCTGGGAGCGGAGgcctgtggctgctgcctgtggcccCACTGCCCCAAAACAGCTCCAGGGGAAGGAGGGCTCTGTGCGGCCTGGGATGTGTCAGCCACGGAGCCGGGCTGGTGGCATCGTGCCACGGGAGGGTTGGGAGGGCCCTGGCCTTTGCTCCCCATCCCCCTCTGTGCGTGTCTGGGCCCAGAGATTCAGTTCCCCTAACCAGGACTCCCTTCTCTCACAGCTTGTGGCCTGACGAGGACTGGGAGAGTGGTGCTCCAAGTGCCTGACTTCAAGGAGCTGTGTGAGAGGCTGGAGACCATGGAGGACGGGTCTCCATGTGAGAGACCCTCTGTGCCCTTGGGGCAGGGGCTcgtcccagccctgctccggACCTTTTTCCAGACAAACACTGTCTCATGGTGCACAGAAACTTCTTTCTTTGGAGACAATCAGGCAAAGGCACGGAGGGGAGCAGTGCTGCCACCTCCGGCCCTGCCCTGTGACGTGTCCCCGTATCTGTGGCAACCCTCTGTGAGGCGCGAGGCCCCTCAGCGAGGTCACAATGGCTGGGTGCCTTATAAGTGCTGCGGTGAGGGCAGGTGGCCCATTGCCTCTCGGCGGCCACAGGAGGAGGACCTGGAGAGAGATTCTGGGGTGATCCTGCTGTGATGGAGAGGCTGAGAGGATTTTTTG from Anas acuta chromosome 4, bAnaAcu1.1, whole genome shotgun sequence includes these protein-coding regions:
- the LOC137855277 gene encoding protein maestro-like, whose amino-acid sequence is MSALLTTRETGDVLVCLFFALLKQVSMELGTLVLFPPLSLPAEIFNEMEEEELVCGPYSAALEQVLRRLLDERWQRVLWNYRVWPSLDVPQWHCNAVQLLTRVLLRAQLVSRLLINSFMLWLHSPSQNLQLTALAFFAEVVNDPPAEGKHLLKPLVWVFLEKLKSPSHAVKQMAVRGLGSAVSGLPKKFRRHKRKIVEALGREMEKVDGPGVAAESMLALAEIFAKQTAKGSGKAFKSIARSTRKFFDAEQKELRFAAFNLYTALAAGTKGNLTTFFRAEVEQTLGRLFLHLQDPSCAVSGACRAALYSCAPFVEPKGLQVVVRNFIGCSGAELQRNVYSYLETAAPELLKKLEHQQESPQETRFTDATLHVLEASLEHQESTTHAEDIPEHAEDLFGDTEDIPELVEA